ggatcgacatgtacgacagcctGTTACAGTTAcagtcaatatccagcaactttgcacaaccgttgaagaggagtgggacaacattccataggcctacttttttttaaaggtacagtgcattcggaaagtattcagaccccttcccttttacacattttgttacattacagccttattctaaaatggattaaacacattctttcctcatcaatctacacacaataccccataatgactaagtgaaaacaggattttagacttttttgcaaacgtattcaaaataaaaaacagaaaaaccttatttgcataagtattctgactctttgctattagactcgaaattgagctcaggtgcatcatgtttcctttgatcatcctttggatgtttctacaacttcattggagtccacctgtggtaaatgtaattgattggacattatttggaaaggcacacacctgtctatgtaatgtcccacagttgacagtgcatgccagagcaaaaaccaagccatgaggccgaaggaattgtccgtagagatccgagaTAGGAATGTGGCTAGGcacagatgggagaaccttccagaaggacaaccatctctgcagcactccgccaatcaggcctttatggtagagtggccagacggaagccacttatcagtaaaaggcatatgacagcccgtaTGTACTTTGCCAATAtgcacctaaagtactctcagaccatgagaaacaagattctctagtctgatgaaaccaatattgaactctttggcttgaatgccaagcctcacttctggaggaaaccatccctacggtaaaaccatccctacggtaaagcatggttttggcagcatcttgctgtggggatgtttttcagcggcatggactgggagactagtcaggatcgagggaaagatgaacggggcaaattacagagatccttgatgaaaacctgcaccagagcgctcaggacctcagactggggcaatggttcaccttccaacagcacaacgaccctaagcacacagccaacacaacataggattggcttcgggacaagtctatgaatgtccttaagtggcccagccagagcctggacttgaacccaatcaaacatctctggagagacctgaaaatagctgtgtagcgatgctccccatccaacctgacagagcttgagaggatctgcagagaagaatgggagaaactccccaaatacacgtgggccaagcttgtagcgtcatacccaagaagactcgaggctgtaatcgctgcctaaggtgcttcaataaagtactgagtaaagggtctgaatacttatgtaaatgtgatttttcagattcgtttttttaatgaatttgccaGAAtcacggggtattgtgtgtagactgatgaggggaaaaaacaatttaatcaattttagaacaaggctgtaacgtaacaaaatgtggaaaaagtcaaggggtctgaatactttccgaatgcactgtatctgtgaccaacagatgcacataTGTATTCCCATGTGcaacccatagattagggcctaattaatttctttcaattgactgattgtcttatatgaaccgtaactcagtaaaatctttgaaaatgttgcatgttgcatttatattttttgttccgtGTACATTATACAATTTAAATACACTTATATGAGCTACTGTCAGACTGTCATTGCAATCAAAGGGCTCTTTCTGTTGGCAAACTGGCATTGCGCGACTCAATGTCATTTAAATACCCCATTAGCAAAGCCTGCGTGATAATAGCCCTATTGCACACATCAAAGCATTAGTCATAGGCTGTGTTTTCTCAAGCAGTACAGAGATTGCTCAACACTTCATGTCTAATATAAGTGTCCATAGGTAGGAGCTTAGAGCACAAAGAGACTTGCAAGGTGAAGGTAAGTGCTACGGAGAAACACTGGGTTTAGAATAGACAGGTTGTTTTCAAGCAATCTGGTGGCAAAAATTACTTGGTGTTTTCAATGTTAAAACTACTGTTTTCAGTAATGTGTTTTCAGTGTTAAACAACTTTGTGATTGCAgtgttaaaatgtattttcaatgttaaaacctcttaaggatcgaacccttttttttcaattttcacctaaaataacatacccaaatctctctgcctgtagctcaggacctgaagcaatgacatgcatattcttgacaccatttgaaaggaaacactttgaagtttgtgcaaatgtgaaattaatgtaggagaatataacacattagatctggtaaaagatggcagcagtgtatgtgcaatgtttatactgatccaatgaaccattgcatttctgttcaaaatgttgtatcaaggctgcccaaatatgcctaattggtttatttatacattttcaagttcgcaactgtgcactctcctcaaacaatagcatggtattctttcactgtaatagctactgtaaattgggcagtgcagttagattaacaagaatttaagctttctgcccgtatcagatatgtctatgtccttggaaatattcttgttacttacaacctcatgctaatcacattagcctacgttagctcaaccgtcccacgagggggacaccgatcctgtattAAACAACTTTGTGTTTACAGTTTGAAACAACATCAGTGTTGAACAACTTTGTTTTCATTGTTAAATAACATCACTGTCACACAACTTTGTTTTCAGTGTTAGCAATATCAGTGTTAAACAACTTTGTGTTTTCAGTGTTTAAATATGAATAATTGTCTTTCAGGCACATAGGAAGCAATGGAGTACCTCTGTGTTGTCGTTTTACTTTTCTCAGCTGTGGCTACACGTGTGAGTAAATAGTCAAGAGAGAATAGAACATAATCCGGAAAAATATATGGGTGCAATGCATTAGATTTATTAATATTCAGCACGGCAGATCATGTACTTTATTAAATTGTGATTTCATTCCCCAGGCTGACCCATGGAGACAATGGCAACAGGGAGACAGTCGATTCCTCCCATTTGGCGGACCTCAACAAAGTCCAGACAGACACCCTATGAGAGTAAGAAAAAAAGTTCAAAGAGACTTCCAAGAGATCCAAGAGACCTAATCAAAGTCAATCAAGATATAGAGAAAAACAGAccattctagattttattttgttttcttacTTAATATTTTCCTTTACATTGTCAAGCCCAATGTTAGAGATCCCTGGATGAAGGATGGTTCCAGCCCTCCATTTGGGGGCCAGCCaataggtggaggaggagagaactcTAGACCAATCGGTGGAGGACCTATGTGGCAAGGATGGAATATGGGTGGAACGGGCAGCCCAGGATGGGTATGATGGCCTTCTCAATTTGATTAATAAATGTGATTTTCCCAAACTACTAATTCAATGTATCTACTAATAGTAATAGTTATGATATAGTACTTTTTACTTGACTGAATTTATTTTGTGCAGCCCGACCAGGATCAAATGCCCCCTTGGTACCCAAACAGACCCTCTGGAGGCCCAGGAAGTGGGGACACTCAGCGACTAATGGGAGGGCCTAACGGGGAGACCCCCCAATCTGGAGGATCGAACGGGGGGGGACCCGAGTCTGGAGGACCCCTCGACTACCCTGATCGGGATTATAAAAGGGTATGTCGTGTCTGGTTATTTTCAATTATATTTATGTAATGTATTGCTTTTTTGATGTTTTTTCTTCTCATATGCTGTTTTTGTGATATTTTTATTGCCATGATATACTCAGGTCTCATTTTGGAAAAGAGATTTGTAATCTCAATATGATCTCCTGaataaataaaggaaacaaataTAAAAGCTGTCAGGGATCCTCCATCAATTGAAAATCTATTGTTAACATGTATAATATGATGCTCGCTCCTGGtcaagagagaggatgaaggtCAATGGTGGAAGCAGGGAACCATGAGAGGAGACCGAGGATCATCATCCCCTGCCGAACTTCCACCTGTGACCGTGAGTTAACGGTGTAATGGCAACCTCCATTCAACCTGCTATGAATACAATCACCGATCCCACTTAAGATGCTTAACTGATTGTAGAACTAGACTTtaatgcttctctctctcgcaaCAGGGATCTGACTTTGGGTATGCTCCCAATGGACCTGGACCGCACCCTGGCCAGGGCCCCCCTCGCAGGCCAGGTGCCCGATGGCGTAGACCTGCAGGGCCCCCAAGAGGAGGAAGACCCAACATGAGAAACCCTGATGCAAGGGTaagacatttttttacttttatttcagaCTATATTGGAAAGTACTAGCCTGGCGGTCCAGTTTGTTAGCGTGTTAGCCAATTTAtccatctctgtctttctttGTTAAAAGCGCATAGATTATGGGACACTGGCTAGGAGACGACAGAACTAATTCGTTTTGATAATGAAGGGTGTTGTGTCTCTTTATCTACCCAGCCTGACAGGAACCCCATTCGTCCCTCAGCTGTTCCATCTGGAGCAGGTGGACGGCCCCCATTTGATGACACCTTCTTTGGAGGAAGACTGTTGCAACCTGAGATGGTGGTAGGTCGTTAAAAGATCCTGGTTATGTCATAACCCGGCATTAAGTTTAACCTAGACAAAATTAACGTATGTCTATTTTCTTTATGTTTTAGGGCAACAGAGAATTCATCCCCATCTTTCAGGTACAGTAACTTGGTCATTGGTAATTAATGTATGTCGTGAAGAACATcgctttgtgaatacagacatGGATAATGAGATATGTATAATTTATTATTAAATATGATGTTAATGAGTTATTCCTTGTTTATTCATTTAGAAATTCTTGAGAAattggaagaaaaaaatattcaTGTTATGGTTCTTTTACAGGCTGGCAATGTGACTTTACAGGTAAGATTATGTTTTTACTATCAAAAACGGAATGGATTTACATGCCGATATTACATGCTGATATTTACATGCTGAACTCATATTGAAACAAAATGCTTTTTTTCTTTGCCAGAATGCTAGTGGTCTGCCCCTGAAAGAGGTAAATAATGAATTTGCCTGAATGATCTAAGATTAAATCAGGCTATAGAATTATTATCATATATTATACATGTGTCAATTGTCACAGTATCATACAGTGTATGTTGTCTATATCTGTTCATGTGGCGAACATGTTTCCCCTTGTAGGGTGAGAACATTTTCCTGCTGCCAAAGGTAAGGCATTCACACAAACAATGATGTATTTTAGTATTATGATGGCTGGAGTGCTGCATGATGGAATTGtgtaaaacaaatactgtattttctttactatcagggaggaagaggaacaccCCCACCAAGGGTATGGACTAGCCTCTCATTCCATGTTAGCTTAATTCTATGGCTCTGAAGTATTGTAGGCAACATAGCAGGAAGTATGccattgtactgtatataacagaTAAGTAAACTGTAATATGTTTCACAGCATGGACATAAAAGACCTCAAGAATTAGGGGTATGTAGAGATATTCCGTTTTAAATCATATTCTAGTACATTTTGGTGTGAATTTTGGTGTGAAGTGTGAATTTCTTGAAAGAACTTGAAAAGCAGTTGATATTTTTTCTGTGTCCCTGGTTTTGATAGTTTGGATACCCATACTCATCTGGTTTTCAGGTAAGTGTCCTAATGAACCTTTAAACTATTTTGTTATATATTTACAATGCTGAataaataaagttgatttgaaGATTTGagaaatagcaaaacattttggtttTTTTGGTCTCAATTCCAGCCTTACCTGAAGCTCATCTACAACCCCTCAGCTACAGTATGTATACATTTATGATTTAACATCAACAAAATACCACAATGTTAACTGCAAATATGTTATGTGAGATTTTATCTTTTTTCCTTACGAAATATACTTTACACGTGTTCTTTTCTCTGCAGAATAAAATCTCATTTGAATATGGGATAACAACACTTGTAAGTATTGTCTGTTTACTAAACATGCTTCTAATTGAGATTTTAATATTCCCTTTCAGCTTTAGTGTCATCATGAATGAATATTGTCAAATGTAACAATATTGTTTATTTTTCAATCAAATGTCACTCACAAAACCATCTAAAACATTATTTGAATCCTTCAACCTTTACCCCAAGCTCCCATCGTTCATGAAGGTAAGAAATTACTAATGACATTGTTGTATCTGTATTCCtacaataaaataatgtatttccttcttaaacCATGATATGATTGATCTATCTGCAGGCTGAGGAGACAAAGACTTGGGAAGAGGAAGGAAAATAATGTGGTGGATACAAGGTGTGTTAAGCGCTTTGCCTAGGTGTTCCTTTGCAATGCATCATCTATTTCTTTATCTTTTTCTGACTTCTTCTTCCCTGTTTACAGGGAGAAGAAGCCCAAGCCTTGCATCTGGATTGGAATCGTGACATATTTTCATATCTATCTGGAGTACATTCAACTTTACAGATGAACTTTGGATTTTTAGTTGCTAAATGTCTTCCTAAATACTAATACATTTCTTAACTCATGAATCCAAACAATCTTTAGTTTTAGCCTAACAATATATGATTTTACTCATGGGTGTGGGGAGGTGGGCCTCTTTCTGTCCAGTAAGGTAATTTCTGGACAATATTTCTGTCCATTTAGGGGACCCCCAGTGGCAAGATATGTGTAGCCTCTTTAGAACCTATTTAtaactatacagtacagtacatggcaGGTGTTGGTGGAGGTTACTTCTGTGATATAATTTGACACTTTCTCAATCAATTGCTCTATAACATTCATTAAAACTTCCAGCATGCAAACTAAGAACTCTTGTTTTTTGtgtgcatatgtaacagtataactttcgtaccgtcccctcgccctgacacgggcgcgaaccagggaccctctgcacacatcgacaacagtcacccacgaagcgtcgttacccatcgctccacaaaagccgcggcccttgcagagcaaggggcaaccctacttaagtctcagagcaagtgacgtaactgattgaaatgctagtagcgcgcaccaccgctaactggctagccatttcacatccgttacacctacAAAGTACAATTGACAACTGTGATTTTGCTTGATAATAGATTTATTTGACAATAGAAAATGTATCATATTGTAACTAAAAACATATCTTAAATGAATATAGGAGTAGGAATGTGAGATTGATGTGCCGATCCctgaaaatgaaacaaaaaaataaacacttaaatggaagtacagtatactactgatatgaatacatttcaGGTGTTCAGTTGAAGAAATGTTTCCTTCCCATAATAAAATCTGGAAATGGCCCTAATGTTACCCTACCTCAATTTCCTTTGACCCCACATGCAATTCTATGGCTCAAACAGGAAAGAGAAGTTGGGACGAccctgtaaaatgttttttttcaggATGACATTATCACAAGTACAACATATGTTTCATATCACATATTAAAATCTATATATACAATGTATACAtactataatatattatatattatattagtaTTGTTATAGTCATAGTATAAGAAGTAGAGGTCATACCTCATCTACGCCAGGGTCAACTGTGTCTCCACGGTGATCTGGTGGAGGGTTGGCAGCCTCTGTCTGGAATCCTTTAGGCCATGTCTATCAACAACACAAAAATACAGTTAGATATCATACAGATCAGTTTACATCAGCAGGCCGCACATAGAGGACACATTAATGTTATCCATATATGATTCAGACACAGTAGTAAGAGCTTACTTACCTTTCCTGGTGCCTGAGGTTGGGCAGCCTGCTGCAATTTTGAAAGGGTAAATAATAATTATTAAGATACTCTGTCTGGCCTGTTGAATTTTCGAATTATAAAATTATTGTTAGTTTAACATTAAACTAAAATCGTGAAATTATGACATACTATCGGTTCATTGTCTCTAATTTCCTTTCTGTTGAGAATATTTCACTGCACTTTAAACTGCCGCATTCAACTTTTTTATTCTCCTGGAGCCGCGATGCTTATGCATAGGTTTCATTGAAATGAATAGGAGCGTCTCACACTCTGCAAAAGTCACTCGTCTAGTGTAACTGGCCTGCCTGTATGGGTGGAAGGGAGAGAACACCCATGTAATGACCACTCCTCACCTGTAGTGGGAGCTGTGGTTTCTGAGGAGTCTTCTCCAAGTTCAGCTGGTTCTGCCCGTTGTTCTGGTTAGGCTGGGGGTAGTTGGGGTAAGACATGTAGTAGGGGTAGCCCTAGGGAAGATACACTTGTGAAAGTTAAGAGTCTTAAAGGATCAAAAAGTGTGATGATATGTTTTGCATCATGTTATGCAAAACACATCAGGATCACACATTTAGCTTTTTAGTGCTCTATCTTGAAAACTTTACTGTTGACATGCCCAATTTGTGGGGACCATATCAACAGTGACCTAATTAAGAAAATGCAACACAAAAATGGGGTGTAAAGTGGGGTGTAAAGTGATCAGATTTAGTCTGAATAAAGAGTGTATATCATCTCTTACAGTGAATACAAGATGCACCTTGAGGAACAAATCACATTGAAAGAGGGAAACTCCACTGTACCTGCATTCTTGGTTGCTGGGGAAATGAAAATGATGGGTAGTATTGAGGAAACTGGGGAACCCCCTTCAGGataatagaaaataaatacaacttcAACAAATACTGGAAAGACTTTGCCAATTAGTAGTGGATTACCTGACACATGGTATTTCATTCAATTACATTGAATTTGTATAAAAACATAGACAAACTGACTTCAGGAAAAAAATATGTGTATTCATTAGTAGAGGCTGGGAAGGCTTTTGTCATTGGTATCCATAAAAAACATTGGTATTTCAATGAATTTGTGTGAAAACGTACGTAGACCAACTGACTGATCTGAAATGGTACAGTAGCCTACCTGTGCAGGGTTGTGTGGTTGCTGGGGGTTATTTGGGTTATTGGGGTTGTTGGGGTCCTGGGGGGCCCCAGGCTGCTCCTGTTGGGCATTGGCGTACAGAATGGGGGGCAGCTGGTTCCCCTGTGTAGGGAACATCATCTGGGGGCCGAAAGGGCCTCCCACCTGAGGGTTAAAGTTCACCATCTGGGGGAGACCAAATTCAGGCTGCTGCTGGATCACGTACTGGGGCATGAATGGAGACCCCTGAACAAACAAGGTTGGGTAAAAGATCTGTCGCTGACCTAAGATCATTTCAAAGCTTTGCTGACCGAAGTTGTGATGAGCAATTGAATGAACAATTCGGTTGATGTGCCAAAGTGGAAAATATATGTAGTTAAAGGTAAAATGGGAATGGAAGCTGCTCCTGAAATACATTACTGGAGACCATTTTTAACTATTATGCTGTCTGCAAATGTGGCTAATGATATCAATCTTCTTTACTACAGTATGTCTATAGCATTATCATGGCTAATGATTTCTATCTCGATTGAGTTAGATTGGATTGGTTCAGTACCTGCATTTGTGTTTGCCCAAAGCCTACACCTGTCAGGGTCAGTCCATTCAACCGCAGGATCTGTGACGGATGGGTGAGCAGTCAGAAAAGGTTTCCAACAAACGTTACTCCACATTGCATTGTATTTTACTACGCATCAATTTGAAAGGAAAATTCACGAACAACAAATGCAATGTCAAGAGTTGCAGACAAAAACATACGGGACAATTCAATGTACCTCATTGCTGTTACTTGCGAGGATTCCAATTTGCTGTTGGTATATCTTTAAAAAAGCCACAAAAACAGTTTATGATTCATTTTGAAGTGTAGCGCTATAAATGAAGGAATATTCAAGTAACGTGTGAAACTCACAGGAAGTGAAAGGCTAGCACCAACAAGGCAGACCAAAACAGTTATAGTCTGCAGCTTCATGATATCCTACAATGAAGACAGAACAAATGTAGTTTATATCTGACATCTCAATACCATCTTGTTACCATACTGAGCATGTTGTATGTGATACATACTTATTTTTAACAATTTTTGATTATACAAAAGCAAGTGATAGCCCATGACAGTATTACCTTATCAGAGAATGTCATCTTCAGCCTATCTTCCTTTTTTCCTGTGTGTTCTTTATATCTCTGTCCAGCCTACTGTGTCTCTCCTACTTTTAAACTATCTCTATCTTCCCATTTGAGCTGTCATGTCCCAGACACACGCAGACTATGGTCAATATGACGCGCAGGCTCTTTGAGATGACATCACTCTCAGACTCAGACAGTTACGGTGCAGATATATGCAGCTGTATCATTACGGACTGACCATAAGTCAAAATGAATCTCATGGCTGGACATTATCTATCGTGTCATACACCAATTCTAATGTTATTGTCTAATATGCTGACTCTACAGTATATGACACAAACTTGGTGGATGAAAGGTGGATAACAGTCAACCCCTGTCCCATTATTTCAAAGGGTATTCTGCCCCTACAGTATGTTCACAATATATAGAACATCTCCTATTATAAATCACTTTCCCTATATTGGCCAAAAGAACCTAGAACTCAATGCCCGTGATGACCATGAGTCTGCGTTATTTGTAAACCTTTCATAGAGACCTGTGATTATAATATGCGTCACTACAAGAGAGTTTGCTGCAGGTGGTTAAGAGTTTTCAGACAGATGATTAGTCTATGGACTGGTGTGCTGTTGGCATGTGTAAATGTAAGTCTTTTGATTGACATTATCAGTGTTGATTATGTCCTATAAATAAGGTATTATAGGCAGGTAGCTGTAagtttgctggttcaaatcccagtggTTACTGAACTGGTAGCAGGAGGGCTGCTGGTTTAGATCCTAACCGCCATCATTTGGTTAGGATAAAaccatttgtaaaaaatgtaagaaaCATTTGCATACTCTTACGATATTATATTACATAATTATATTCCGAACGAGATTGAGGAAGAGTGAGAAGTCCAATCTACAGTAGATACCTTTCCCCTGTTCTTCATCGGGCCAGGTTCCACGAGGGGGCAAAAGGTGGCCCTCAGTTGAAACTTGTGCCCCCTCAGTTTTAGTCCTATCTCcctatataaaaatagcaaaaagTTTAAATGATTGAGAGACAGGTTGGTGCAAAATCTGTATCTCCGTTGTGCTGTGTCAGCAGAATGGACAAAGAGCACAGGATGTGTGTAGGGGGGCTAGGGAAAGCCCCTGGGGTGGTTAGGTATGACTCCTTTGGGTGTCCATAAAAAGTGGGGGGGGAAAACACTTCTCATCTGTGGTAGGCTAATTGAATAATGTGGTACACCTCTAcctgtaatatttgattttgatttataagGGTGGGGTCAAGTTTACCGTTGAAGCTGCTTCACTCAACTCTGCCTCACGCCCCACCACTACATAGTTTAgttagcttcttagctagctgtaaaaagCATTATTGTTATTAGCCTTAGCCTATTTAGCTTGCTCGAACCAGCTAATCTGCCACTGCCACGATGGATATCAGAAATCGGCTTTGCCAAAGTACCTAAACAAAGATAAAAGGAGTGTGATGAGCAGCAGCTGCAGCATCAAACCACTGAGGTCACCACCAAGCCCAGCAGCGATGATGCTGCCGAGCTCCAGCTAGCTTCGCGTGAAGAGCCTACCCACCCTTCCACAAATGCCAGGATATTGACTCCACAGTCCCCTCCACCTCCGACTGTTCCTGGTGATCTTGGAACAGATGAGCCAGCCCA
This window of the Salvelinus sp. IW2-2015 unplaced genomic scaffold, ASM291031v2 Un_scaffold563, whole genome shotgun sequence genome carries:
- the LOC112068564 gene encoding proline-rich protein HaeIII subfamily 1, whose product is MEYLCVVVLLFSAVATRADPWRQWQQGDSRFLPFGGPQQSPDRHPMRPNVRDPWMKDGSSPPFGGQPIGGGGENSRPIGGGPMWQGWNMGGTGSPGWPDQDQMPPWYPNRPSGGPGSGDTQRLMGGPNGETPQSGGSNGGGPESGGPLDYPDRDYKRREDEGQWWKQGTMRGDRGSSSPAELPPVTGSDFGYAPNGPGPHPGQGPPRRPGARWRRPAGPPRGGRPNMRNPDARPDRNPIRPSAVPSGAGGRPPFDDTFFGGRLLQPEMVGNREFIPIFQAGNVTLQNASGLPLKEGENIFLLPKGGRGTPPPRHGHKRPQELGFGYPYSSGFQPYLKLIYNPSATNKISFEYGITTLLPSFMKAEETKTWEEEGK
- the LOC112068565 gene encoding uncharacterized protein; the protein is MTFSDKDIMKLQTITVLVCLVGASLSLPIYQQQIGILASNSNEILRLNGLTLTGVGFGQTQMQGSPFMPQYVIQQQPEFGLPQMVNFNPQVGGPFGPQMMFPTQGNQLPPILYANAQQEQPGAPQDPNNPNNPNNPQQPHNPAQGVPQFPQYYPSFSFPQQPRMQGYPYYMSYPNYPQPNQNNGQNQLNLEKTPQKPQLPLQQAAQPQAPGKTWPKGFQTEAANPPPDHRGDTVDPGVDEGRPNFSFLFEP